In a single window of the Nocardiopsis composta genome:
- a CDS encoding response regulator yields MTAPIRVLVCDDQVLIRTGLTTIIDAQPDLEVAGECGDGRAAVELGGRLRPDVVVMDVRMPVLDGIEATRRLAGAGVPHPAKVLVVTTFNLDEYVYEALRAGASGFLLKDAPPDRLLHGIRTVATGAALLDPEVTRQLVGRYAARIRPAEDTAPDIPLTPRELEVLRLIAEGLSNGEIAAALVISQETVKTFVSRILAKLGLRDRVQAVVYAYRRGLVA; encoded by the coding sequence GTGACCGCGCCGATCCGGGTCCTGGTCTGCGACGACCAGGTGCTGATCCGCACCGGGCTGACGACGATCATCGACGCCCAGCCCGACCTCGAGGTGGCGGGCGAGTGCGGGGACGGCCGGGCCGCGGTCGAGCTCGGCGGCCGGCTGCGCCCAGACGTGGTGGTGATGGACGTGCGCATGCCGGTGCTCGACGGCATCGAGGCCACCCGCCGACTGGCCGGCGCCGGGGTGCCGCACCCCGCCAAGGTGCTCGTGGTGACCACGTTCAACCTGGACGAGTACGTCTACGAGGCGCTGCGCGCCGGGGCCAGCGGGTTCCTGCTCAAGGACGCCCCGCCGGACCGGCTGCTGCACGGCATCCGGACCGTGGCCACCGGCGCGGCGCTGCTGGACCCCGAGGTGACCCGCCAGCTCGTGGGCAGGTACGCGGCCCGGATCCGGCCCGCCGAGGACACCGCGCCCGACATCCCGCTGACCCCCCGCGAACTGGAGGTCCTCCGCCTCATCGCGGAGGGCCTGTCCAACGGCGAGATCGCCGCGGCCCTGGTGATCAGCCAGGAGACCGTGAAGACCTTCGTGTCGCGCATCCTCGCCAAGCTCGGGCTGCGCGACCGGGTCCAGGCCGTCGTCTACGCCTACCGCCGGGGGCTGGTGGCCTGA
- a CDS encoding alpha/beta hydrolase family protein, with protein MQKNPESSPRRLRVRCYAAAAAVLTACCSAPAAIAAATDPDPVRLAPPEPTGPHAVGQVRLHLVDEGRGHPWVKGAERRDVMVTLWYPAAEGGGEPARYVPDAVEGILDGELEQAGLPREAVDFAGSPVHAAIGADLAPGVDRAPVLLYSHGFNQTRHQATAQLEELASRGYTVAAMDHPYESSAVELPDGRVLRDSVPGEMDTAEMYREAIGVRVADVGLVLDALEGAAGGSGPGAGGDPLPAGLGAALDLTSVGMFGHSAGGLTAAEAMLADDRIDAGVDLDGTLAYHAGDEEWAESTLRGTDRPFLIFGGGVSGTDEHPHTSEHSRDWRMFRDASTGEVLEIYLAEGEHMGFIDTQWYVPQIEAGGWSGGPTWRDSVEDSIGTVDPERSVAAQRAYLTAFFDEHLRGEEQPLLDGPSPDHPDVAFID; from the coding sequence ATGCAGAAGAATCCAGAGTCCTCCCCGCGCCGGCTGCGGGTCCGCTGCTACGCGGCGGCCGCGGCCGTGCTCACCGCCTGCTGCTCCGCCCCGGCGGCGATCGCCGCGGCGACCGACCCCGACCCGGTCCGCCTCGCCCCGCCCGAGCCGACCGGCCCGCACGCGGTCGGCCAGGTCCGGCTGCACCTGGTCGACGAGGGCCGCGGCCACCCCTGGGTGAAGGGGGCCGAGCGGCGGGACGTCATGGTCACCCTCTGGTACCCGGCGGCCGAGGGCGGCGGCGAGCCGGCCCGCTACGTGCCGGACGCGGTGGAGGGCATCCTGGACGGCGAGCTGGAGCAGGCGGGGCTGCCCCGCGAGGCGGTCGACTTCGCCGGGTCGCCGGTGCACGCCGCGATCGGCGCCGACCTCGCCCCCGGGGTCGACCGGGCGCCGGTGCTGCTCTACTCGCACGGCTTCAACCAGACCCGGCACCAGGCCACCGCCCAGCTGGAGGAGCTGGCCAGCCGGGGGTACACGGTGGCGGCCATGGACCACCCCTACGAGTCCTCCGCGGTGGAGCTGCCCGACGGCCGGGTGCTCCGGGACTCCGTCCCCGGCGAGATGGACACCGCGGAGATGTACCGGGAGGCCATCGGGGTCCGGGTGGCCGATGTCGGCCTGGTGCTGGACGCCCTGGAGGGGGCGGCCGGCGGGTCCGGCCCCGGTGCCGGCGGCGACCCGCTGCCCGCCGGGCTCGGCGCTGCGCTGGACCTGACCTCGGTCGGCATGTTCGGCCACTCCGCGGGCGGGCTGACCGCGGCCGAGGCGATGCTCGCCGACGACCGCATCGACGCCGGCGTCGACCTGGACGGCACCCTCGCCTACCACGCCGGTGACGAGGAATGGGCGGAGTCCACCCTGCGCGGCACCGACCGGCCGTTCCTGATCTTCGGCGGCGGCGTGTCCGGCACCGACGAGCATCCGCACACCAGCGAGCACAGCCGCGACTGGCGGATGTTCCGGGACGCCTCCACCGGTGAGGTGCTGGAGATCTACCTGGCCGAGGGGGAGCACATGGGCTTCATCGACACCCAGTGGTACGTCCCGCAGATCGAGGCCGGGGGGTGGTCCGGCGGTCCGACGTGGCGGGACTCGGTCGAGGATTCGATCGGCACCGTCGACCCGGAGCGCAGCGTCGCCGCGCAGCGCGCCTACCTCACCGCGTTCTTCGACGAGCACCTGCGCGGGGAGGAGCAGCCGCTGCTGGACGGCCCCTCGCCCGACCACCCCGACGTGGCGTTCATCGACTGA
- a CDS encoding sensor histidine kinase gives MNSHRRLLEAWRRLDVTVRDLPLALLLLGASFVPAFHTHGTQVGGVPDRPFDLLAVAVAALECLPLAVRRRRPAVCTALVVAGFAADQLLGYHMVAGTGFAVAILSAGAHLERYRRTAMLLLSAAYVPLAIALYLLGSGEPVSEFLLFYLAVAFVWGIGAWLRSSRAKEAERRRLVAEETRTAERTRIARELHDVVTHHVTAMVVQAEAARYLTAAPDRLDQTLTTVTDTGRRAITDLRHLLDLLDPDHGTGPRTPSAGRLLTLVEQARRSGQPVEFAEEGTPAESTGSADLVAYRIVQEALTNALKYAHGSRTSVRVRHGEKEITVEVGTDGSGSRAGFSEGSGRGLEGLRERVDLLGGEFSAGPRTGGGFAVQARIPAGSPA, from the coding sequence CGTTCGTGCCCGCGTTCCACACCCACGGCACGCAGGTCGGCGGCGTGCCGGACCGCCCCTTCGACCTGCTGGCCGTCGCGGTGGCCGCCCTGGAGTGCCTTCCGCTCGCGGTGCGCCGGCGCCGGCCGGCCGTCTGCACCGCCCTGGTGGTGGCCGGTTTCGCCGCCGACCAGCTCCTCGGCTACCACATGGTCGCGGGCACCGGGTTCGCCGTCGCGATACTGAGCGCAGGGGCCCACCTGGAGCGGTACCGGCGCACCGCGATGCTCCTGCTCTCCGCGGCGTACGTGCCGCTGGCGATCGCGCTCTACCTGCTCGGTTCGGGCGAGCCGGTCTCCGAGTTCCTGCTGTTCTACCTGGCGGTGGCCTTCGTCTGGGGGATCGGGGCGTGGCTGCGCTCCAGCCGGGCCAAGGAGGCCGAGCGCCGCCGCCTCGTCGCCGAGGAGACCCGCACCGCCGAGCGCACCCGCATCGCCCGCGAGCTGCACGACGTGGTGACGCACCACGTGACGGCGATGGTCGTGCAGGCCGAGGCGGCGCGGTACCTGACCGCCGCGCCGGACCGCCTGGACCAGACCCTGACCACCGTGACCGACACCGGCCGGCGGGCCATCACCGACCTGCGGCACCTGCTCGACCTGCTCGACCCCGATCACGGCACCGGGCCCAGGACGCCGTCCGCGGGCCGGCTGCTCACCCTGGTGGAGCAGGCCCGCCGATCCGGGCAGCCGGTAGAGTTCGCCGAGGAGGGCACGCCGGCGGAGTCGACCGGCAGCGCCGACCTGGTGGCCTACCGGATCGTGCAGGAGGCCCTGACCAACGCCCTCAAGTACGCCCACGGCAGCCGCACCTCGGTCCGGGTGCGCCACGGCGAAAAGGAGATCACCGTGGAGGTCGGCACGGACGGTTCCGGCTCGCGGGCCGGGTTCTCCGAAGGGAGCGGGCGGGGCCTGGAGGGCTTGCGCGAGCGGGTCGACCTGCTGGGCGGCGAGTTCAGCGCGGGCCCGCGGACGGGCGGCGGCTTCGCCGTTCAGGCGCGCATCCCCGCGGGGAGCCCGGCGTGA
- a CDS encoding response regulator, whose protein sequence is MIRVVLADDERMLRAGIRAILSADPGIEVVGEAADGAQAVEQVRRHRPDIALVDVQMPGTDGLAATEAITAEFPETAVVILTTFGEDAYIARALGGGARGFVLKTGDPHDLIAGLRGVAEGGAYLSPEVARRIIAELRGTGTEGRMSRGAAARERIGPLSAREREVLALVGEGLSNGAIADRLGIAPGTVKVHVGSILTRLDLANRVQAAVLAYEAGLVAGAPFPPAG, encoded by the coding sequence GTGATCCGGGTGGTGCTCGCCGACGACGAGCGGATGCTGCGTGCGGGCATCCGCGCCATCCTGTCCGCGGACCCCGGTATCGAGGTGGTCGGCGAGGCCGCCGACGGTGCGCAGGCCGTCGAGCAGGTCCGCCGGCACCGCCCCGACATCGCCCTGGTGGACGTGCAGATGCCCGGCACCGACGGGCTGGCCGCCACCGAGGCGATCACCGCGGAGTTCCCCGAGACGGCGGTGGTCATCCTGACCACCTTCGGCGAGGACGCCTACATCGCCCGGGCGCTGGGCGGCGGAGCCCGCGGCTTCGTGCTCAAGACCGGCGACCCGCACGACCTGATCGCCGGGCTGCGTGGGGTCGCCGAGGGCGGCGCCTACCTGTCCCCCGAGGTCGCCCGGCGGATCATCGCCGAGCTGCGCGGCACCGGAACCGAGGGGCGGATGTCCCGCGGGGCGGCCGCCCGGGAGCGGATCGGGCCGCTGTCGGCCCGCGAGCGCGAGGTGCTGGCCCTGGTCGGCGAAGGGCTGTCCAACGGCGCGATCGCCGACCGGCTGGGCATCGCCCCGGGGACGGTCAAGGTGCACGTCGGATCTATCCTCACCCGGCTGGACCTGGCCAACCGGGTGCAGGCCGCGGTGCTCGCCTACGAGGCCGGCCTGGTCGCCGGCGCCCCGTTCCCGCCCGCGGGGTGA